Proteins encoded within one genomic window of Companilactobacillus sp.:
- a CDS encoding YxeA family protein, with product MKSLLKFLLITVLIIGGSYVGACLYTKDRTDQFSQALGQYNFMVKREPKFVKIDNNKGKDEDGYGNYEYNLISYDSEGKAHDVKFTGMGKLKQNHYLKLDTKGAYVYSYEEAFKSNMPKKAYAKLQTQ from the coding sequence ATGAAAAGTCTACTAAAGTTTTTATTGATTACAGTCTTAATTATCGGGGGTTCATATGTTGGGGCATGTCTTTATACAAAAGACCGAACAGATCAGTTTTCTCAAGCCTTAGGTCAGTACAATTTTATGGTCAAGCGTGAGCCAAAATTCGTTAAGATCGACAACAACAAAGGTAAAGATGAAGATGGCTACGGAAATTACGAATACAATCTCATCAGTTACGATTCAGAAGGCAAAGCTCACGACGTAAAGTTTACGGGAATGGGCAAACTCAAGCAGAACCACTACTTGAAACTCGATACTAAAGGCGCTTATGTTTATTCATACGAGGAAGCATTTAAGAGTAATATGCCGAAAAAGGCTTACGCTAAATTGCAAACGCAATAA
- a CDS encoding 5-methyltetrahydropteroyltriglutamate--homocysteine S-methyltransferase, which produces MTLTKQKIGFQHVGSFLRPNGLQQARKAHDKGFFSDSDLREIEDEAIKDLIIKEKEAGLEYVTDGEFRRSYWHLDFFWGFEGVEHIHYGEGYHFAHEETRDDTARLSGKISFNPITHPFIHDFDFVKSVTDDIGGVLPKQTIPAPAQLYIELIRGENNEKVKEFYPNQEDLIADIQKAYHDAIIAFYDEGARVIQLDDCSWGLFLDENFLATPDGKAYADSGIQDVLLELNNGAIKDLPDDLTINTHICRGNYHSDFAFSGSYAPVADTVFAKENVDTYFLEYDSSRAGGFEPLAKVSGEKNVVLGLLTTKSGQLENRQDIIDRINEASQYIPLDRLWLSTQCGFASTEEGNVLTEEQQWEKLKLVKSIIDEVWA; this is translated from the coding sequence ATGACATTAACAAAACAAAAAATTGGATTCCAACATGTAGGAAGTTTCTTAAGACCTAATGGTTTACAACAAGCACGTAAAGCTCATGATAAAGGATTCTTCTCCGATAGCGATTTGCGCGAAATCGAAGATGAAGCTATCAAGGACTTGATCATTAAAGAAAAAGAAGCTGGTTTAGAGTACGTCACTGACGGTGAATTTCGTCGTTCATATTGGCACCTAGATTTCTTCTGGGGCTTTGAAGGCGTTGAACATATTCATTACGGCGAGGGCTATCATTTTGCTCACGAAGAAACTCGTGACGACACTGCTCGCTTATCTGGAAAAATCAGCTTCAATCCGATCACGCACCCATTTATCCATGATTTTGATTTTGTTAAGTCAGTTACTGACGACATCGGTGGTGTCCTACCAAAGCAAACCATCCCTGCCCCTGCACAGCTTTATATCGAATTGATCCGTGGCGAAAATAATGAAAAAGTCAAAGAATTTTATCCTAATCAAGAAGATCTGATTGCTGACATTCAAAAAGCCTACCATGACGCTATCATCGCTTTTTACGATGAAGGTGCTCGCGTTATTCAATTAGACGACTGCTCATGGGGATTATTCTTAGATGAAAATTTCTTAGCTACTCCGGATGGCAAAGCTTATGCCGACTCAGGCATTCAAGATGTATTGCTTGAACTAAACAACGGTGCTATCAAAGACTTGCCAGACGACCTCACCATCAATACACACATCTGCCGTGGCAATTATCACTCAGACTTCGCTTTTTCAGGAAGTTACGCACCAGTTGCTGATACAGTTTTTGCTAAAGAAAACGTCGACACTTACTTTTTGGAATATGATTCAAGTCGTGCTGGCGGCTTTGAACCATTGGCAAAAGTCTCTGGTGAAAAAAATGTCGTTTTAGGTTTACTGACTACTAAATCTGGTCAATTGGAAAATCGTCAAGACATCATTGATCGTATCAACGAAGCCAGTCAATATATCCCATTAGATCGGCTCTGGTTATCCACTCAATGTGGCTTTGCATCAACCGAAGAAGGCAATGTTTTGACCGAAGAACAACAGTGGGAAAAACTTAAATTAGTTAAATCTATTATTGATGAAGTTTGGGCTTAA
- a CDS encoding sensor histidine kinase, with protein sequence MKEFLQKQFLFDKKFGFMPYFWMIALLLFSIQPILQAQGWARWLIILLGLIFAKLYHDSYSYSKYMDLKIVAEIIIVITLSNFDSGPQFWIYLAWQIGSMSISWKKFIQYTILLTIASIASLSYYTLKTGDFTWYESLIGLFFAVASPFAARSVQTIFKKRVQLAQGNKRLETIIRQSERGRIAKDLHDNLGQSFSLITLKAELAEKLMTQDTEKASKELQDIANTSPENLSMVRQIVADLNRQTIAEALIIEAKNLQTADIFMKSKSESISDDWPNNVQNVIAAVIKEAVTNMLRYSQATEADFNFSETETNYLLNISDNGIGIKDKRENSFGLHGMEQRVKSLQGALSITSIHGTNLAISIPKDINHD encoded by the coding sequence ATGAAAGAATTTTTGCAGAAACAATTTCTTTTTGATAAAAAATTTGGATTCATGCCTTATTTTTGGATGATTGCATTACTGCTATTCTCGATTCAACCAATCCTCCAAGCACAAGGTTGGGCACGCTGGCTAATCATCTTATTAGGATTGATTTTTGCCAAACTTTATCACGATTCATACAGCTATTCAAAATACATGGATTTAAAAATCGTTGCAGAAATCATCATTGTGATCACCCTGAGTAACTTTGACTCCGGTCCACAATTTTGGATCTATTTAGCCTGGCAAATAGGTTCAATGTCGATCAGTTGGAAAAAGTTTATACAGTACACAATACTGCTTACAATCGCCAGTATAGCCAGTTTGAGTTATTACACCCTCAAAACTGGTGACTTTACCTGGTATGAAAGTCTCATTGGTTTATTCTTTGCGGTTGCTTCACCGTTCGCCGCCAGATCAGTACAGACGATATTTAAGAAAAGAGTTCAACTAGCTCAAGGAAATAAACGCTTGGAAACCATCATTCGCCAATCAGAACGTGGTCGCATTGCCAAAGATTTGCACGATAATTTGGGACAATCGTTTTCTTTGATCACCTTAAAAGCCGAACTAGCTGAAAAATTAATGACCCAAGATACCGAAAAAGCCAGTAAAGAATTACAAGACATTGCCAATACTTCTCCTGAAAACCTAAGCATGGTCAGACAAATTGTCGCTGACTTAAATCGACAAACTATTGCCGAAGCCTTGATTATTGAAGCAAAGAATCTCCAGACTGCAGATATTTTTATGAAATCTAAATCCGAAAGCATCTCTGATGATTGGCCTAATAACGTTCAAAATGTTATCGCTGCGGTCATCAAAGAAGCGGTCACCAATATGTTACGCTATAGTCAAGCGACCGAGGCTGACTTTAATTTTTCAGAAACTGAGACAAATTATTTATTGAATATCAGTGATAATGGTATCGGCATTAAAGACAAGCGTGAGAATAGTTTCGGACTTCATGGAATGGAACAACGAGTCAAATCTTTACAAGGTGCCTTATCAATAACCTCGATCCATGGAACCAATCTCGCTATCTCAATTCCAAAGGACATCAATCATGACTAG
- a CDS encoding 5-methyltetrahydropteroyltriglutamate--homocysteine S-methyltransferase, with the protein MTITKQKIGFQHVGSFLRPAELKQARADFAAGKIDHDQLRAVEDEAITNLVEQQKQAGLDYATDGEFRRSYWHLDFFWGFEGVKHTNIGLGYDFSNGRSRDDTAVLTDKISFNPETHPFIQDFKFFKAVTDDIGGILPKQTIPAPAQLYRELTRGENQEALDRIYPDKEEFYRDVEKAYHDAILAFYNEGARIIQLDDCSWGRLLDKKFLASDEGKKLVAENIQDIYLKLNNGAIEDLPDDLVINTHVCRGNFHSSFLFSGGYDNVADNLFGKENVDTYFLEYDSDRSGSFAPLAKVSGDKRVVLGLITSKDGKLEDRNVIIDRIKEASQYIPLDRLWLSTQCGFASTEEGNIITEDQQWEKLKLVKSIQDEVWG; encoded by the coding sequence ATGACTATCACAAAACAAAAAATTGGATTCCAACACGTAGGCAGTTTCTTAAGACCTGCAGAATTAAAACAAGCTAGAGCAGATTTCGCTGCCGGAAAAATTGACCATGATCAACTAAGAGCAGTTGAAGATGAGGCTATTACAAATCTTGTCGAACAACAAAAACAAGCTGGTTTGGATTACGCCACAGACGGTGAATTCCGTCGCTCATATTGGCACCTTGATTTCTTCTGGGGATTTGAGGGAGTTAAACACACAAACATTGGACTTGGTTATGATTTCTCAAATGGACGTTCACGTGATGACACAGCAGTCTTAACTGACAAAATTAGTTTTAATCCAGAAACGCATCCCTTTATCCAAGATTTCAAATTTTTCAAAGCAGTCACAGATGATATCGGCGGCATCTTACCAAAGCAAACAATTCCTGCACCAGCTCAACTTTATCGTGAGTTGACTCGTGGCGAAAACCAAGAGGCTTTGGATCGCATCTATCCCGATAAGGAAGAATTCTACCGCGACGTTGAAAAAGCTTATCATGACGCAATCTTAGCTTTTTACAACGAAGGCGCACGTATTATTCAATTGGATGACTGTTCGTGGGGACGCTTGTTGGATAAGAAATTCTTAGCCTCAGACGAAGGTAAAAAATTAGTTGCCGAAAACATTCAAGATATTTACTTGAAACTAAATAACGGTGCTATCGAGGATTTACCTGACGACCTAGTAATCAACACTCATGTCTGTCGTGGAAACTTCCACTCAAGCTTTTTATTCTCAGGTGGTTACGACAACGTTGCCGACAACTTGTTCGGTAAAGAAAACGTCGATACTTACTTCTTGGAATACGATTCAGATCGTTCTGGAAGTTTCGCACCATTAGCTAAAGTTTCTGGCGACAAACGCGTGGTTCTCGGATTGATCACTTCAAAGGATGGCAAGCTAGAAGATAGAAACGTCATCATTGATCGCATCAAAGAAGCCAGCCAATACATTCCATTAGATCGACTATGGCTATCAACTCAATGTGGCTTTGCTTCAACAGAGGAAGGCAATATCATTACCGAAGATCAACAATGGGAAAAATTAAAATTAGTTAAATCAATTCAAGACGAAGTTTGGGGATAA
- a CDS encoding ABC transporter ATP-binding protein has protein sequence MDDVIEVKNVSKSFGKKQILNNISFSVPKGQIIALLGENGAGKTTLINIILGLISKNIGDISILGKKSSQSKNDMGVMMQNDITLTRIKVKEVIKLYQSYYERHLSYQEILNIAKLNQQENLFLKQLSGGQRRRLSFALSMTGDPAVLFLDEPTNGMDPISRQNFWDEIIKLKKLGKTIFVTSHHLNELENVIDRFLILRDQQIIFDGSLADLRTNSGKTQISFDSELDLMVFETLESIDHVSQTGNHFIVLTTNTNQVVSELTPLLTNIQNLKISQNSLENIFITLNQGDLQHA, from the coding sequence ATGGATGATGTAATTGAAGTAAAAAACGTTTCTAAATCATTTGGCAAAAAACAAATTTTAAACAATATTAGTTTTTCAGTTCCAAAGGGGCAGATTATCGCCTTATTAGGAGAAAATGGAGCCGGAAAAACCACCCTGATAAATATCATCTTGGGCCTTATTTCCAAAAATATTGGCGACATCTCCATCCTTGGCAAAAAAAGTTCTCAATCCAAAAACGATATGGGCGTCATGATGCAAAATGACATCACTCTCACCCGCATTAAAGTCAAAGAGGTCATCAAACTATACCAGAGTTATTATGAAAGACATTTAAGCTATCAAGAAATATTAAATATCGCAAAGCTTAACCAACAAGAAAATTTATTTTTAAAACAATTATCTGGTGGCCAACGACGCCGATTATCATTTGCGTTATCAATGACCGGGGATCCAGCAGTTTTATTTTTAGACGAACCCACAAACGGAATGGATCCCATCAGTCGTCAGAATTTTTGGGATGAAATCATCAAACTCAAAAAACTTGGCAAAACTATTTTTGTTACTAGTCATCACTTGAATGAATTAGAAAACGTTATCGACCGATTTCTGATTTTACGCGACCAACAAATAATTTTTGACGGTTCATTGGCTGATCTACGAACAAACTCTGGAAAAACTCAAATCAGTTTTGACTCCGAATTAGACTTAATGGTCTTTGAAACTTTAGAATCTATCGACCATGTTAGTCAAACTGGAAATCATTTCATAGTGCTCACTACAAATACCAACCAGGTCGTCAGTGAGCTCACTCCACTACTAACAAATATTCAAAATTTAAAAATCAGTCAAAACTCTTTGGAAAACATTTTCATCACTTTAAATCAGGGGGATCTACAACATGCCTAG
- a CDS encoding ABC transporter permease: MPSFIYQAKMNFVRIVLRNKKFFIFDLALPVIFYLLYTKILSSGMPANQMAAWKVDYLVSMMVFSCLLGSIITVSNTFLEDHTSEFDLLVDISPLPKIQYYASLVVVFLTLNLISVVTLSLVGIFVNNVNLPIPKLILVVISSLLGTLPLIIIGILISKFKNPSIINLLNGMVFPVAMISGLWWPLSTLPSWLQTVGKMLPTYAISEINKSIIQNQTIQLSNIFNLVSWLFILIIITLATTKLPQHGELQSE; this comes from the coding sequence ATGCCTAGTTTTATCTATCAAGCAAAAATGAATTTTGTCCGAATCGTACTCCGTAATAAAAAATTTTTCATCTTTGATTTAGCCTTACCAGTTATTTTCTACTTGCTCTATACAAAAATCCTATCTTCAGGAATGCCCGCAAACCAAATGGCCGCTTGGAAAGTTGATTATTTAGTCAGTATGATGGTCTTCAGTTGCTTGTTAGGATCAATAATCACCGTTTCAAATACATTTCTGGAAGATCACACCAGCGAATTTGATTTGTTAGTCGACATTTCACCGTTACCCAAAATCCAATATTATGCATCCCTAGTAGTGGTCTTTTTAACTTTGAATTTAATCTCAGTCGTCACTCTAAGTCTAGTCGGAATTTTTGTTAATAACGTCAACTTGCCCATTCCCAAATTAATTCTTGTTGTTATCAGCAGCTTATTAGGGACTCTGCCCTTAATCATTATCGGAATTTTGATTTCTAAATTTAAAAATCCTAGTATCATCAACTTACTAAACGGAATGGTATTTCCAGTTGCGATGATTAGTGGACTTTGGTGGCCACTATCAACTCTTCCAAGCTGGTTACAAACCGTTGGAAAAATGTTGCCTACCTATGCAATTTCGGAAATTAATAAATCCATCATTCAAAATCAGACGATTCAATTAAGTAATATATTTAACTTGGTCAGTTGGTTGTTTATACTAATAATTATCACGCTGGCGACCACCAAATTGCCACAACATGGGGAGCTTCAATCAGAATGA